Proteins from one Kazachstania africana CBS 2517 chromosome 1, complete genome genomic window:
- the RIM9 gene encoding Rim9p (similar to Saccharomyces cerevisiae RIM9 (YMR063W); ancestral locus Anc_2.630), with the protein MLWPLFSTTKILVILLTLVIIFQIFPILSVPLTDSIALCTHGGLTYGVFGWCQILGPNKFCTKPHIGYAEIYKDASLVLPSSSKFPVSKLLIVHVFALANTTVLWIIVLFINFTDLGRQPRFLLLGAVISLPDFVLSLFSFLVDILLFANHLGWPGWLGFSSVIMIAPVCSMLWSYRRTVSIRNYEALKNEVERISSIEAYSINGLDGVAIQSTHSQSEIAVPKTRFARPGSTYESSILA; encoded by the coding sequence ATGCTCTGGCCATTGTTTTCTACGACTAAAATATTGGTTATATTGCTGACGCTAGTGATCatcttccaaattttcCCTATACTTTCGGTTCCACTGACTGATAGCATTGCACTCTGTACTCATGGAGGATTGACATATGGGGTATTCGGCTGGTGTCAGATATTGGGGCCCAACAAATTTTGTACTAAGCCACATATTGGTTATGCTGAGATCTATAAGGATGCTTCCCTCGTGTTACCTTCAAGCTCAAAATTCCCAGTATCTAAACTGTTAATAGTTCATGTCTTTGCCCTGGCAAATACAACGGTCTTATGGATTATTGTGTTATTTATTAACTTTACAGATCTTGGGAGACAACCTAGGTTCCTTCTTCTCGGCGCAGTGATTTCACTACCAGATTTTGTACTCTCCCTTTTCTCCTTCTTGGTTGACATACTACTCTTTGCAAACCATTTAGGTTGGCCTGGCTGGCTTGGCTTCTCTTCTGTTATAATGATAGCTCCGGTTTGTTCTATGTTATGGTCCTACAGAAGAACAGTTTCTATAAGGAATTACGaagcattgaaaaatgaggTGGAAAGAATATCTTCCATTGAAGCATACTCAATAAATGGTTTGGATGGCGTTGCTATTCAAAGTACACATTCACAGAGCGAAATTGCAGTACCAAAAACAAGGTTTGCTCGACCAGGTTCCACTTACGAAAGCTCCATTCTTGCATAG
- the RNA14 gene encoding cleavage polyadenylation factor subunit RNA14 (similar to Saccharomyces cerevisiae RNA14 (YMR061W); ancestral locus Anc_2.627): MSKSNSATPELSTGSLDIKSPTPAVAEPEGKQRDPSDKEGLLSDKINESPTDILLYFQLIQLYEINESYDKIKSIYDNLNDIFPYYTPIWSLQLLNDLQRDEFDSVEVTLSKCLSGNSNNNDLALWMIYLDYVRRKNNIITGGHEARSVVIKAFELVLEKCAVYEPNSGQFWNDYLNFLENWKPFNKWEEQQKIDMIRKLYKRMLSVPFNNLEQMWGKYTAWEQEINNLTARKFIGELSPDYMKARSLYKEWSNVTKGLKRVAPLNLSTVNRNNIPQPNVPIDAHQLQLWLDWFSWEKENKLVLDESAFNNRRSYVYEQAIQFMVFTPQIWYEYSVYLGTATETEQFLSYGLKANPMSLLLTFKLSESYELANNVDKIKNTYETTINAVMKYYNQLKQQQSSDNIELDEKINHVKEQLTYIYCIYMNTVKRISGLTAARSVFGKCRKLKNNLNHNIYIENAYLEFQNQNDYKTACKVLELGLKYFHSDGIYINKYIDFLIMINKSSQIQTLFETSIEKITDLGHLKVLFKKMISYEAKFGNLNNAASLIKRFTEKFPNESSIDIFTDRYQIQRENLIKKLELTYLYEPRASALYNLTNIPDRYIGNEQSSVKRALENTYYEEPNKRQNQGNSNIPQEIVDLLRILPKRQYFKNALLDPNNLVNYLTDQVEITANQNNN, encoded by the coding sequence ATGTCTAAGTCAAATTCTGCAACCCCTGAATTGTCTACAGGCTCTCTAGATATCAAATCACCAACTCCAGCTGTGGCTGAACCGGAAGGCAAACAAAGAGATCCTTCCGATAAAGAAGGTCTCTTATCtgataaaatcaatgaGAGTCCAACAGACATTCTTTTATACTTCCAATTGATTCAGTTGTATGAAATAAATGAATCCTATGATAAGATTAAGTCAATCTACgataatttaaatgatatatTCCCTTATTATACTCCGATTTGGTCGTTACAATTACTTAATGATTTACAGAGGGACGAATTTGACAGTGTCGAGGTCACTCTATCCAAATGTCTTTCAGGAAATTCCAATAATAACGATCTGGCATTGTGGATGATATATTTAGATTATGTTCGTAGAAAGAATAATATCATTACAGGTGGTCATGAAGCTCGTTCTGTGGTGATAAAAGCATTTGAATTGGTGCTAGAAAAGTGTGCTGTTTATGAGCCAAACTCAGGTCAATTTTGGAATGATTATCTTAACTTTCTTGAGAACTGGAAaccattcaataaatgGGAAGAGCagcaaaaaattgatatgaTAAGAAAACTTTATAAGAGAATGTTGTCCGTaccattcaataatttggaaCAGATGTGGGGGAAGTACACAGCATGGGAGCAGGAAATTAATAACCTTACAGCTAGAAAGTTTATAGGTGAATTATCCCCAGATTATATGAAGGCAAGATCGCTGTATAAAGAATGGTCCAATGTAACTAAGGGTCTAAAAAGGGTAGCTCCATTAAATCTGAGTACAGTAAATAGGAATAACATCCCTCAGCCAAACGTACCAATAGATGCCCATCAATTGCAACTCTGGTTAGATTGGTTTTCGTgggaaaaggaaaataaaCTAGTGCTTGATGAATCCGCTTTCAATAATAGAAGATCATACGTTTATGAACAAGCAATCCAGTTCATGGTGTTCACTCCTCAAATTTGGTATGAATATAGTGTTTACCTGGGTACTGCCACAGAGACAGAACAATTTCTATCCTACGGCTTGAAGGCCAATCCAATGTCATTATTGTTAACGTTCAAATTGTCAGAATCCTACGAATTGGCGAACAATGttgataaaataaaaaatacaTATGAAACTACAATAAATGCTGTAATGAAGTACTATAATCAACtaaaacaacaacaatccTCGGATAATATCGAGCTGGATGAGAAAATTAATCATGTGAAAGAGCAATTGACTTATATCTATTGTATTTACATGAATACTGTTAAAAGGATATCTGGTTTAACCGCTGCTCGTTCTGTTTTTGGTAAGTGTCGTAAGTTGAAAAACAACCTAAACCATAATATTTACATTGAAAATGCTTATTTAgagtttcaaaatcaaaatgacTATAAAACTGCTTGTAAAGTGCTTGAACTAGGTTTGAAATATTTCCACAGTGATGGCATTTAcatcaataaatatatcGATTTTCTGATCATGATTAATAAATCGTCACAGATCCAAACTTTATTCGAGACTTCAATAGAAAAGATAACAGATTTAGGTCATTTAAAAGTTTTATTTAAGAAAATGATCTCATATGAAGCGAAGTTTGGTAATTTGAACAACGCCGCTTCATTAATCAAAAGATTTACCGAAAAGTTCCCAAATGAGAGCTccattgatattttcacTGATCGTTATCAAATCCAACGTGAGAATTTAATTAAAAAGTTAGAGTTGACATATTTGTATGAACCCAGAGCTTCCGCATTATACAATTTGACAAATATTCCGGATCGTTATATTGGCAATGAACAATCATCAGTGAAAAGAGCATTAGAAAACACATATTACGAAGAACCAAATAAAAGACAAAATCAAGGTAATTCAAACATACCGCAAGAAATAGTAGATTTATTGAGAATCTTACCAAAACGTCAGTATTTTAAGAATGCATTACTAGATCCAAATAATTTAGTTAACTACTTGACTGATCAAGTTGAAATTACtgcaaatcaaaataataattag
- the JLP2 gene encoding Jlp2p (similar to Saccharomyces cerevisiae JLP2 (YMR132C); ancestral locus Anc_2.400): MVYFFESRPTEYATPYQIVMGKDKFENDLLIKYSYKELNYVWFHTDKYSSAHVYLKLQPNEKSLDDVPDDVLNDCLQMVKANSIQANKMVQCTIIISPWTNLKKNRFMKPGEVSFKSLKMCRRKQAFQRDNKILNRLTKTRVELFEDVEETLHLAKKSKDGEFFSTLLANNRDKPLEEELERKRAKKLAKCKKKNQDDEGEDDI, encoded by the coding sequence ATGGTATATTTCTTCGAATCCAGGCCTACAGAATATGCAACACCATATCAGATTGTTATGGGCAAagacaaatttgaaaatgacctgctaatcaaatattcttaCAAAGAGTTGAACTATGTATGGTTCCACACAGATAAATATTCAAGTGCACATGTGTATCTGAAATTACAACCCAATGAAAAATCCTTAGATGATGTCCCAGACGATGTATTGAACGATTGCTTGCAAATGGTCAAGGCCAATTCAATTCAGGCTAACAAAATGGTACAATGCACCATCATCATTTCGCCATGGACCAACTTAAAGAAGAACAGATTTATGAAACCAGGTGAAGTCTCTTTCAAATCTCTGAAGATGTGTCGAAGAAAGCAAGCATTCCAAAGAGACAACAAAATTCTGAATAGATTGACGAAGACCAGAGTCGAATTGTTCGAAGACGTCGAGGAGACTCTCCATTTGGCAAAGAAATCCAAAGACGGTGAGTTTTTCAGTACACTCTTGGCAAATAACAGGGATAAACCGCTCGAAGAGGAGctggaaagaaaaagagcCAAGAAACTGGCCAAAtgcaagaagaagaaccaAGATGATGAAGGGGAAGACGATATATGA
- the SAM37 gene encoding SAM complex subunit SAM37 (similar to Saccharomyces cerevisiae SAM37 (YMR060C); ancestral locus Anc_2.626): protein MGPRTLHLWGNPMEKKPSQVSAESLALYWYLLENETEIELVFSNNVYLSTARQLPLLLSENGEPISGYHNIIASLWRTETINDRNQLFENVLLHFVESKINETTEYQLYLNRLNYFNFTRLEFTKLLAWPFSYNYPTSQRNNLRHNLGLSDNEEESDKQEDIEEEDLTQSKTFKLQKVKRKAQKEQLTDLKNNLKFRERSSSLLKEWKEMRYSEALLSDRSRKIPADYLLYANLYIQLNLPDGKQIREAMKLKLESSFCNKIESELNHYNKLADENSLKFRAPTFAEQSNVATSLYYLAKMYI from the coding sequence ATGGGTCCAAGAACTCTGCATTTGTGGGGAAACCCAATGGAAAAGAAGCCAAGCCAGGTTTCCGCAGAAAGTTTGGCTTTGTATTGGTATCTGTTAGAGAATGAAACTGAAATCGAGCTTGTATTCTCAAATAATGTGTACCTATCGACAGCTCGGCAGTTACCATTGTTGCTAAGTGAAAATGGTGAGCCGATTTCTGGATATCACAATATTATAGCCAGTTTATGGCGTACCGAGACGATCAATGACCGTAATCAGttgtttgaaaatgttcttcttcatttcgTGGAAAgtaaaatcaatgaaactACAGAATATCAgttatatttgaatagaCTAAATTActtcaattttacaagATTGGAGTTTACAAAATTGCTGGCTTGGCCCTTCTCCTATAATTATCCAACAAGCCAACGTAATAACCTTCGTCATAATTTGGGATTGTCTGATAATGAGGAAGAGTCCGACAAACAGGAAGAcatcgaagaagaagatttgacACAATCAAAGACCTTTAAATTACAGAAGGTGAAAAGAAAGGCTCAGAAAGAACAACTTactgatttgaaaaataatcttAAATTCAGGGAAAGGTCGTCTTCTTTGTTGAAAGAATGGAAAGAAATGAGATATTCTGAGGCCTTACTTTCAGATAGAAGCAGGAAGATCCCCGCCGACTATCTACTCTACGCCAACTTATAcattcaattaaatttacCGGATGGTAAGCAAATAAGAGAAGCCATGAAGTTAAAATTGGAGTCAAGTTTTTGCAATAAAATAGAATCTGAACTAAATCACTATAATAAGCTGGCTGATGAAAACTCTTTGAAATTCAGAGCTCCTACATTCGCAGAACAAAGTAACGTAGCAACCTCGCTTTATTACCTTGCAAAGATGTATATCTGA
- the RRB1 gene encoding ribosome biosynthesis protein RRB1 (similar to Saccharomyces cerevisiae RRB1 (YMR131C); ancestral locus Anc_2.401), translating to MSKRAIERDTENDERIVSAKTGSEANPNQIEQDFEMDDDQFSDDFQSDEEIIELDDEDSGAELDLEEDGKILEVTEEKAAELLKKDQEASAPENKTGQELYLPHLSRPLGPDEVLEADPTVYDMLHNVTMPWPCLTLDIIPDNLGSQRRNYPQSLLMTTATQASRKKENELMVLSLSQLAKTLVKDDDEVNSDEEDEDRDETDPIIENENISLRDTTNRLRVSPFAQSNKEVLTATMSENGEVYIFDLGPQSKAFSSPGYQVPKSSKRPVHTIKNHGNVEGYALDWSPLIKTGALLTGDCSGQIYLTQRNTSKWVTDKQPFTVGNNKSVEDIQWSRTEATVFASCGCDGYVRIWDTRSKQHKPALSVKASNTDVNVISWNEKIGYLLASGDDNGSWGVWDLRQFTPDNINNVQPVAQYDFHKGAITSISFNPLEESIIAVASEDNTVTLWDLSVEADDEEIKQQAAETKELESIPPQLLFVHWQKEVKDVKWHKQIPGCLVSTGTDGLNIWKTISV from the coding sequence ATGTCTAAGAGAGCTATTGAAAGAGACACAGAAAACGATGAAAGGATAGTTTCCGCGAAAACTGGCAGCGAAGCTAATCCTAATCAGATCGAGCAAGATTTCGAAATGGATGATGACCAGTTTAGTGATGATTTCCAGAGTGAcgaagaaattattgaattagatgatgaagacaGTGGTGCTGAATTAGACCTTGAGGAAGATGGCAAAATCTTAGAAGTTACAGAAGAGAAAGCGGCAGAACTCCTAAAGAAAGATCAAGAAGCGTCTGCACCAGAGAACAAAACTGGTCAAGAATTGTATCTACCCCATTTATCCCGTCCATTAGGTCCTGATGAAGTTTTAGAGGCAGATCCAACAGTTTACGATATGTTACACAACGTGACTATGCCATGGCCTTGCCTAACACTTGATATTATTCCTGATAATTTAGGTTCCCAACGTAGAAACTATCCACAATCTCTATTAATGACAACTGCTACTCAAGCATCTAGaaagaaggaaaatgaaCTCATGGTACTAAGTTTATCCCAATTAGCCAAAACTTTAGTGAAAGACGACGATGAAGTTAActctgatgaagaagatgaagatcGTGATGAGACAGATCctatcattgaaaatgagaatatttctttgaGGGACACCACCAACAGGCTAAGAGTTTCTCCATTTGCACAATCAAATAAAGAGGTCTTAACCGCAACCATGTCGGAAAACGGTGAAGTTTACATTTTCGATTTAGGTCCACAGTCTAAAGCATTTTCCTCACCGGGTTACCAAGTTCCAAAATCATCTAAAAGGCCTGTACATACTATTAAAAATCATGGTAATGTCGAAGGTTATGCCCTGGATTGGTCTCCTTTAATAAAAACCGGCGCTCTTCTTACCGGTGATTGTAGCGgtcaaatttatttgacTCAAAGAAACACCTCCAAGTGGGTCACCGATAAACAGCCATTTACAGTtggtaataataaatcagTCGAAGATATTCAATGGTCTCGTACTGAAGCTACTGTCTTTGCATCATGTGGCTGTGATGGTTACGTTAGAATTTGGGATACCAGATCCAAACAACATAAACCAGCCCTTTCAGTTAAGGCCTCAAATACTGATGTTAACGTTATCAGTTGGAAcgaaaaaattggttatTTATTGGCTAGTGGTGACGATAATGGTTCGTGGGGTGTCTGGGATTTAAGACAATTCACACCTGACAACATCAATAATGTACAACCTGTAGCTCAATACGATTTCCATAAGGGTGCCATCACCTCTATTAGCTTTAACCCTCTGGAGGAATCAATCATTGCCGTTGCTTCAGAAGATAACACTGTTACTCTATGGGATTTATCTGTGGAAGCTGACGACGAAGAAATTAAGCAACAAGCTGCCGAAACAAAAGAACTAGAGTCTATTCCACCACAACTTCTTTTTGTTCACTGGCAAAAGGAAGTCAAAGATGTCAAATGGCATAAACAAATTCCTGGATGTTTAGTAAGTACTGGTACTGACGGTTTAAATATCTGGAAGACAATCAGCGTTTAG
- the ARG7 gene encoding glutamate N-acetyltransferase (similar to Saccharomyces cerevisiae ECM40 (YMR062C); ancestral locus Anc_2.628) — MNSSLLTTGVQSKTNLQKIFMDKYSLYVPNEGTFPKGYKVASIATGVKPDDKLDLGIILNTNKSYKSSAAAVFTTNKFKAAPVLVSKKVLEDNSGKDINAIVINSGCANSVTGEVGMKDANEMINQINSKIDQENSTLVMSTGVIGQRLDLDKISKGIDESFEGPHFDDSYESWLNLAKSICTTDTFPKLVTETFTLNSSGKEFTLTGIAKGAGMICPNMATLLGFILTDLPIESNALGKMLKFATDRSFNCISVDGDMSTNDTITMLANGAVEVEEIDENSKDFLQVQKQITRFAQKLAQLVVRDGEGSTKFVTVKVENSLVYEDAKVIAESISNSMLVKTALYGQDANWGRILCAIGYAKLDNLKSLDVDKINVSFITTDNSEPRELKLVSNGVPQLNIDEERASEILALNDLEILVDLGTGKENAKFWTCDLSHEYVTINGDYRS; from the coding sequence ATGAATAGTTCTCTCTTGACAACAGGAGTGCAAAGTAAAACTAACTTACAAAAGATATTCATGGACAAGTATTCTCTATACGTACCAAACGAAGGTACCTTCCCAAAAGGTTATAAAGTGGCCTCAATTGCTACTGGTGTAAAACCTGATGACAAGCTAGATCTAGGAATTATACTGAACACAAACAAATCGTATAAATCCTCTGCAGCGGCAGTCTTTACCactaataaattcaaagcAGCTCCGGTGCTCGTCTCGAAGAAAGTTTTAGAGGACAACAGTGGTAAAGATATTAATGCCATTGTGATTAATTCCGGTTGTGCAAATTCAGTCACTGGTGAAGTGGGGATGAAGGATGCGAACGAAATGattaatcaaatcaattccaaaatagatcaagaaaatagTACTTTAGTCATGTCAACTGGTGTCATAGGTCAAAGACTAGATTTAGACAAGATCTCAAAGGGTATCGATGAAAGTTTCGAAGGGCCACATTTCGATGATAGTTATGAGTCTTGGTTGAATCTTGCCAAATCGATTTGTACGACCGATACCTTCCCTAAACTAGTGACTGAAACGTTCACATTAAACTCAAGTGGTAAGGAGTTCACTTTGACAGGTATTGCCAAAGGTGCTGGTATGATATGTCCTAACATGGCTACTTTATTGGGATTCATTTTAACCGATTTACCAATCGAGAGTAACGCTTTAGGCAAAATGCTAAAATTTGCTACTGATAGATCATTTAATTGCATTTCTGTAGACGGTGACATGAGTACCAATGATACAATCACAATGCTAGCGAATGGTGCGGTGGAGGTTGAGGAGATAGAcgaaaattcaaaagactTTTTACAGGTGCAGAAGCAAATTACAAGATTTGCTCAAAAATTAGCACAGCTAGTGGTTCGTGACGGTGAAGGTTCTACTAAATTTGTCACAGTTAAAGTAGAAAATTCATTGGTTTATGAAGATGCTAAGGTAATTGctgaatcaatttcaaattctatGCTTGTAAAAACAGCATTATACGGCCAAGACGCTAACTGGGGTAGAATTTTATGCGCGATTGGCTATGCTAAATTGGATAATTTAAAATCACTGGATGTTGATAAGATAAATGTTAGCTTTATTACTACAGATAACTCTGAGCCTCGCGAATTGAAGTTAGTCTCCAATGGCGTTCCCCAATTGAacattgatgaagaaagagCATCAGAAATACTGGCACTAAATGATTTAGAAATCTTAGTGGACTTAGGCACCGGGAAAGAAAATGCGAAATTTTGGACCTGCGATTTGTCTCACGAATATGTTACAATTAATGGTGATTATCGTTCatga
- the DPI35 gene encoding Dpi35p (similar to Saccharomyces cerevisiae YMR130W; ancestral locus Anc_2.404) codes for MSFPKKVSLPVLKCPKIITFDAYNTLYCTTLPVMEQYCLVGRKYGIKVDPRTLTSNFPPIFKELRTKYPNYGKHDGITAEQWWGLLIKRVFKPINVPNEMVSDILLRFEGEEAYAVYPDVLEFLQRCKEKMPGIILGIISNTDPIVNKLLKNLKLTQFFEGNIYLSYDLELSKPNREIFDFALTDIVKRNRLAFDGTLDDFKKSCWHIGDELHNDLQGAANSGWNSILIDRSNRNGFFNTTRGLPERSEHDLTLEKVDHEAKRIWELSILQNDIIQYSEKSYVVANMRMLNDIFFT; via the coding sequence ATGAGTTTCCCCAAAAAGGTCTCTTTACCTGTATTAAAATGTCCTAAAATTATTACCTTCGATGCATATAATACATTATATTGCACTACTCTGCCTGTGATGGAGCAGTATTGTTTAGTAGGCAGAAAGTATGGAATAAAAGTGGACCCTAGAACACTCACGAGCAATTTTCCTCCTATTTTCAAGGAACTCAGGACTAAATACCCCAATTATGGCAAGCATGATGGTATTACGGCTGAACAGTGGTGGGGTTTGTTGATTAAGAGGGTTTTCAAGCCGATCAATGTTCCTAATGAAATGGTCagtgatattttattgagATTTGAAGGCGAGGAAGCATATGCTGTGTACCCTGATGTACTAGAGTTTCTTCAGCGatgtaaagaaaaaatgcCAGGAATCATTCTAGGTATAATAAGCAACACTGATCCAATCGTTAATAAactgttgaagaatttaaagCTAACACAGTTCTTTGAGGGGAATATCTACCTTTCTTACGATTTGGAACTTTCCAAGCCTAATCGCGAAATTTTTGACTTTGCATTAACTGATATTGTGAAGAGGAATAGATTGGCATTCGATGGCACGTTAGATGACTTTAAAAAGTCTTGTTGGCACATTGGTGATGAGCTCCACAATGATTTACAGGGCGCAGCGAACTCCGGATGGAATAGTATTTTGATTGACAGAAGTAATAGAAATGGGTTTTTTAATACTACAAGAGGTTTACCAGAAAGGAGTGAGCATGACTTAACACTTGAAAAGGTAGATCATGAAGCCAAGAGAATTTGGGAGTTGAGTATACTCcaaaatgatattatcCAGTACAGCGAAAAAAGTTACGTCGTTGCAAATATGAGGATGCTGAATGATATATTCTTTACTTGA